A window of Nicotiana tabacum cultivar K326 chromosome 24, ASM71507v2, whole genome shotgun sequence contains these coding sequences:
- the LOC107793199 gene encoding uncharacterized protein LOC107793199: MLSLGNFPRQPQYCATINNSPISQILPLYSKIAQTQLFFPSNTVTHQSIRSLPWQKRTGVCIFALKDEEKSGNNVVEMENLDDDDFLVDEDDDVEGDDDDDDDADDEVIIPLRNMKKWLENKPSGFGVDKVYDTSVEDKLMEEIEQSKKAQLANINKLKNNPVKANSKHVQQDKDVQDGLRVRLVNLPKKMNIDKDLRVAFKGVPGIANIVPVVTGNKKTRNPICKGLAYIDFKSKDEAQRFVKMFSGQSISFGKIEKKIKCEMINLGSPKSAAIKSVDEIKYAPEQEIPDLQGDLDDDFDADFLSSDSEENLPTDHDVVEMEDLSARTNDYTENSEIFSAESSSGDEQDVREESDFSEQEKKVQAKEEKKKPKQKKEKVPKLNIPGSARKLKIKEKALLTGVISKYAQKNTVVTVNEQS; this comes from the exons ATGCTTAGCCTGGGAAATTTTCCAAGGCAACCCCAATATTGTGCTACCATTAATAACAGCCCAATTTCACAAATTCTTCCTCTTTATTCCAAGATTGCTCAAACCCAGTTGTTTTTCCCTTCAAATACAGTGACCCATCAAAGCATTCGTTCTCTTCCGTGGCAAAAACGAACTGGGGTGTGCATTTTTGCACTCAAGGATGAAGAAAAAAGTGGAAATAATGTAGTAGAAATGGAAAatcttgatgatgatgattttttagtggatgaggatgatgatgtGGAAGGAGATGATGACGATGACGATGACGCTGATGATGAGGTAATAATTCCATTAAGGAATATGAAGAAGTGGTTAGAAAACAAGCCTAGTGGATTTGGAGTAGATAAAGTGTATGATACTTCTGTTGAGGATAAGttgatggaagaaattgagcagAGTAAAAAAGCTCAGCTTGCAAATATTAATAAACTCAAGAACAATCCGGTTAAAGCTAATTCTAAACATGTTCAGCAGGATAAAG ATGTTCAGGATGGATTACGTGTGCGCTTGGTCAATCTTCCTAAGAAAATGAACATTGATAAAGATCTACGAGTGGCTTTCAAAGGAGTTCCTGGAATAGCTAACATAGTCCCTGTTGTGACGGGGAACAAGAAGACCAGGAATCCTATTTGCAAAGGCCTCGCTTATATTGACTTCAAGTCCAAAGATGAAGCACAAAG GTTTGTGAAAATGTTTTCTGGACAAAGTATAAGTTTTGGTAAGATTGAGAAGAAAATAAAGTGTGAGATGATAAATCTCGGATCACCCAAGTCCGCAGCTATAAAGTCAGTTGATGAAATTAAGTATGCTCCTGAACAAGAAATACCTGATCTGCAAGGAGACCTGGATGATGATTTTGATGCAGATTTCCTTTCCTCGGATTCAGAGGAAAACCTTCCCACTGACCATGATGTTGTAGAGATGGAGGATTTATCAGCACGTACAAATGATTATAcagaaaattcagaaattttctCTGCAGAGTCCTCTTCAGGTGATGAACAAGATGTTAGAGAAGAGTCTGATTTCTCAGAACAAGAGAAGAAAGTCCAAGCAAAAGAGGAGAAGAAAAAGCCTAAGCAAAAGAAAGAGAAGGTCCCAAAATTGAATATACCAGGATCTGCGCGCAA GttgaaaatcaaggagaaagCTCTACTTACTGGTGTTATATCCAAATATGCACAAAAAAATACTGTTGTGACTGTGAACGAACAAAGCTAA